From the Luteolibacter arcticus genome, one window contains:
- a CDS encoding peptidylprolyl isomerase, with translation MPLTKRSLLLGFQTVVLLYLAGDLFVFTGPLRQWMRRGLPDSPQSIAKAKAEGVVARVANRSILSSQVDRTAKERLWLRGMTMESLAPAEQQAERKVALDELIDHELLRFATQDQAAALPVANEEVDDALKRLAARFESPDEMRAHLAAEGIDSEKELRLRLGARLQQQRFIESRIAPGVTVSDQEARTWFDAHAAELARPERIEAQHVFVSTLQRDSAEARALLEKALGEWTAKQKDFAAIAAELSDDPRSKGDGGKLGWMTLDRLPADFAAPVFSLPLNRPSLVRTKLGWHLVEVTGRKPAEPRNFDEAKVEVIAALAAVKRRDAMRDLRKALREAGRGSIEVLDDLFTE, from the coding sequence GTGCCCCTGACGAAACGCTCTCTCCTCCTCGGCTTCCAAACGGTCGTCCTGCTTTACCTCGCCGGAGATCTTTTCGTTTTCACGGGGCCCTTGCGCCAGTGGATGCGGCGCGGCTTGCCAGATAGCCCGCAATCGATCGCGAAGGCCAAGGCCGAGGGCGTGGTCGCCCGCGTGGCGAACCGCTCCATCCTCTCCTCCCAGGTCGACCGCACTGCCAAGGAGCGGCTGTGGCTGCGCGGGATGACGATGGAGTCGCTGGCACCCGCGGAACAGCAGGCCGAGCGCAAAGTGGCGCTCGACGAACTGATCGACCACGAATTGCTGCGCTTCGCCACCCAGGATCAGGCCGCCGCGCTGCCGGTGGCCAATGAGGAGGTCGATGACGCGCTGAAACGACTCGCCGCCCGCTTCGAGAGCCCGGATGAAATGCGGGCCCACCTCGCTGCCGAGGGCATCGACTCGGAGAAAGAACTGCGCCTGCGACTCGGCGCGCGGCTCCAACAGCAGCGCTTCATCGAAAGCCGGATCGCCCCCGGCGTCACCGTGAGCGACCAGGAAGCGCGGACTTGGTTCGATGCCCATGCCGCGGAACTCGCCCGGCCCGAGCGGATCGAGGCGCAGCACGTGTTTGTTTCCACCCTCCAGCGCGATTCCGCGGAGGCCCGGGCGTTGTTGGAGAAGGCACTGGGAGAATGGACCGCGAAGCAGAAGGATTTCGCCGCGATCGCCGCCGAACTCAGCGACGACCCGCGCAGCAAGGGCGACGGCGGCAAGCTCGGCTGGATGACCCTTGACCGGTTGCCGGCCGATTTCGCCGCTCCCGTCTTTTCGCTGCCGCTGAATCGCCCCTCGCTGGTCCGCACCAAGCTCGGCTGGCATCTGGTGGAGGTCACCGGCCGCAAGCCAGCGGAGCCACGGAATTTCGACGAAGCAAAGGTCGAGGTGATCGCCGCATTGGCAGCAGTCAAGCGGCGCGACGCCATGCGAGACCTGCGGAAGGCCTTGCGCGAAGCAGGAAGAGGCTCCATCGAGGTGCTCGACGACCTGTTCACCGAATGA
- a CDS encoding transposase, which produces MSAKKTVASKGKRYSEQEKAEILAFIESQGRGGQSKAAKKYGVSPLTLSSWRKKSQGGGIIGNGKAASGLDLEVATAKWLGKQGHAYEIFKSLSSGTIERKTGKGIEALGLFSGGDYTVSRIGKGGEPVIEISLSKLLELTKTKA; this is translated from the coding sequence ATGAGCGCCAAAAAAACAGTAGCAAGCAAAGGCAAGCGTTATTCAGAGCAAGAGAAAGCCGAGATCCTGGCCTTCATTGAGTCGCAGGGACGGGGTGGCCAGAGCAAGGCTGCCAAGAAGTATGGGGTAAGCCCACTCACCCTCTCCAGCTGGCGCAAGAAGAGCCAAGGCGGAGGCATTATCGGGAACGGCAAGGCCGCAAGCGGTCTGGACCTTGAAGTTGCAACGGCCAAGTGGCTGGGCAAGCAAGGCCACGCCTACGAGATTTTCAAGAGCCTCAGCAGCGGCACCATTGAGCGCAAGACCGGCAAGGGCATTGAAGCCCTCGGGCTGTTCAGCGGCGGCGACTATACCGTTTCCCGGATCGGCAAGGGCGGCGAGCCAGTCATCGAAATCAGCCTTTCGAAGCTCTTGGAGCTTACCAAAACGAAGGCTTAA
- a CDS encoding L,D-transpeptidase family protein: MFRKSVAAAILATACSSDADPLRALPVDPSEITPEEKVAAPPAPAPVVQCTPLAPGVVKMPEHKPSTKSDAPEVANLPTGEDAIRLQIFLDQSNFGPGVVDGKPGRFTIQAVASWNEVHGHEADDIGPVMAAARKAVPSAFAMAVVPEIATKWVNSGLSHNRAAQANAKRMSYRSIAEFMSERFHTDVEFILELNGSKNTWGVKPGETLIVPNVKPFVIEALDGKRYEAETAMSERHAVVDTVKNQVRIFEAAPAALVIEEEETVSNQPVLVKPKTSPVANRALVASFPITPGKPQFIHKGVWKLNNSVELPVWRYDQSLLDTGKRSNNALNIQPGPNSPVGIIWNGLSKPGIGLHGTADPETIGRARSAGCIRLANWDAIRIPTLIRPGATVEIR, from the coding sequence ATGTTCCGGAAATCCGTCGCCGCCGCCATTCTTGCCACCGCCTGCTCCTCCGATGCCGATCCCCTGCGCGCCTTGCCAGTGGATCCATCAGAAATCACTCCCGAAGAGAAGGTTGCGGCTCCGCCCGCCCCTGCCCCGGTAGTCCAATGTACTCCCCTCGCGCCCGGTGTGGTGAAGATGCCCGAGCACAAGCCGAGCACGAAGTCCGACGCCCCGGAGGTCGCCAACCTGCCCACCGGCGAGGACGCGATCCGGCTCCAGATCTTCCTCGATCAATCGAACTTCGGTCCGGGCGTGGTCGACGGGAAGCCGGGCCGCTTCACCATTCAGGCAGTGGCCTCGTGGAATGAAGTCCATGGCCACGAGGCCGACGACATTGGGCCGGTCATGGCCGCCGCCCGCAAGGCGGTGCCGAGTGCTTTCGCGATGGCAGTGGTGCCGGAGATCGCCACCAAGTGGGTGAACAGCGGCCTGTCCCACAACCGCGCCGCGCAGGCGAATGCCAAGCGCATGAGCTATCGCAGCATCGCGGAGTTCATGTCGGAGCGCTTCCACACCGACGTCGAATTTATCCTCGAGCTCAATGGCTCCAAGAACACCTGGGGCGTGAAGCCCGGCGAGACGCTGATCGTCCCGAACGTGAAGCCCTTCGTGATCGAAGCCCTGGACGGCAAGCGCTACGAAGCGGAGACCGCGATGTCGGAGCGCCACGCGGTGGTCGATACGGTGAAAAACCAGGTCCGCATCTTCGAAGCCGCCCCCGCCGCGCTGGTGATCGAGGAAGAGGAAACCGTTTCCAACCAGCCGGTGCTGGTGAAGCCGAAGACCTCTCCGGTGGCGAACCGCGCCCTGGTCGCGTCGTTCCCGATCACCCCCGGCAAGCCCCAGTTCATCCACAAGGGCGTCTGGAAGCTCAACAACAGCGTCGAGCTACCGGTGTGGCGCTACGACCAGTCGCTGCTCGATACCGGCAAGCGGTCCAACAACGCTCTCAACATCCAGCCCGGCCCGAATAGCCCGGTGGGCATCATCTGGAACGGTCTCAGCAAGCCAGGCATCGGCCTGCACGGCACCGCCGATCCTGAAACGATTGGCCGCGCCCGCAGCGCCGGTTGCATCCGCCTGGCAAATTGGGATGCCATCCGCATCCCGACCCTGATCCGGCCGGGCGCGACGGTGGAAATCCGCTGA